A stretch of DNA from Cetobacterium somerae ATCC BAA-474:
CTATAAAAAAATTTTATTATTGACAAAGTATAATATTTTGCTATAATTTATTTTGTAAAACAAAATATTGAACAAGGAGATTAAATGAAAAACTTTATAATAACAGCATTTATCATTTTTCTATCAATAATCTCTATTTTTTTAGGCGTAGCAACAGTAAATCTCTCTGATATTTTTGTTCAGGGTACAAATAGTAACAATATAATATTTTTAAGTAGGATTCCAAGAACAATCAGTATTATAACAGCTGGATTTGGAATGAGTATCTGTGGTTTAATTATGCAGCAACTTACTATGAATAAATTTGTTTCTCCAACAACTGCTGGAACTGCTGACTCCTCAAAATTAGGGATTCTAATAGCTTTACTTTTTTTCCCAAGGGAATCAATCATCTTTAAGATGTTAATCGCATCAGCATTTACCATGGGAGGAACATTTCTTTTTCTGGGAATAATAAGAAAAATTAAAATAAAGGACAACGCTTTAGTACCACTTATTGGTATGATGATAAGTGGAATCCTAAGCTCTATAACTATGTTTTTTGCATATAAAGGAGATTTAATACAAAGTATTAACAGCTGGCTTTTTGGTGATTTTTCAGGAGTATTAAAAGGTAACTACGAACTTTTATATATAACAATTCCTTTAGTTTTAATTGCTTTCTTTTATTCAAAGCAATTTACAATCTCTGGAATGGGAGAGGAGTTTGCAACAAACTTAGGAATTAATTATAAAACTATTGTAAATATAGGACTAATTTTAGTTTGTTTTATATCTTCATTAGTTATGATAACAGTTGGTGGAATACCATTTTTAGGTTTAATCATTCCAAACATAGTTTCTCTATTTTTCGGAGATAATCTATCTAAAAATCTTTACATAACTGGAGCTTTGGGAGGTTTATTTTTACTTTTATGTGATATTTTAGGTAGAGTGGTTATATATCCACATGAGATTCCAATTGGAATGATAACAGGAGTATTTGGAAGTGGAATATTCTTAGCTATGATATTTAGGAGGTTAAATTTTGAAGAATAATGAAAAAAGGATGGAAAATATCCTGCTAGGTCTTCTTTTAGCCTTATTAATAGCAGCAGCATTTTTTCTATTAGTCGGTGTAAATAAAAATAATTTTAGATACTTAATCTCAACAAGAGGTATAAAAATATTAGCAATAGTTTTAAGTGGAACTTGTGTTGCTGTATCAACACTACTTTTCCAAACAGTTACAGATAGTAGAATTCTAACTCCAAGTGTTATGGGCCTTGATTCTATGTATGTTTTTTTACAAACAATGACTATCTTTCTATTTAGAAGAACTTTACCTTTGCTTACAACTCCAATTCCAAAATTTTTTATAACAGTTGGGCTTATGGTTACAGTTAGTATTTTTCTTCAAAAGTTTTTTACAGGTAAAAGTAAAGGAAAACTACTTTATATGATTTTAATCGGAATGATTGTGGGAACTTTCTTAGATAGTTTATCTAATGGAATTCAAATGATAATGGATCCAAATGAGTTTCTAGTTTTACAAAGTAGTCTATTTGCAAGTTACAACAGAGTTAATACAACTCTACTTTCAATAGCTTATATCATTGTTGCTCTTGTATTTTTCTGGTTAAGAAAGGATATGAGAACTTTAGATGTTATGAGTCTAGGATATAGCCAATCTATAAATTTAGGATTAGATTATAAAAAACTTTTAAGAAAAAATCTTACAATAGTTGGGCTATTAGTTTCTATATCTACAGCATTAGTTGGACCAGTTGTATTTTTAGGACTTTTAACAGTTAATATATCAAAAGAGTTATTAAAAACTTATAAGCATAAATATTTAGTTGTCGCTTCTATTTTTATGAGTATTTTATCCTTAATTATAGGACAGCTAATTGTAGAAAAAATATTCAATAATAGTTTCCCTGTAGGAACAGTTATCAACTTTGTTGGTGGAATGTACTTACTATGGATTTTATTAAAAGAGAGGAGAATAGGATAAAATGATTGAGATAAAAAATGTAAGTAAATCATATAGATCAAAATTTGTTGTAGAAAATGTCACAACTGATATTCCCGAGGGAAAGATAACTTGTATAATAGGACCAAATGGAGCTGGTAAAAGTACTTTATTAAATATGATTAGCCGTTTAACTCCACTAGATTCTGGTGAAATAAAAATAGATGGAAAAGCTATTAGTGAGTGGGATAAAGCTGAACTAGCTAAAACAATCGCTACACTTAAACAAGAAAACACTACAAATGTAAGACTTACAGTGTATGAGTTAATATCATTTGGACGATTCCCTCACAGTGGTGGAAGACTAAATAACGAAGATAAAAAAATCATTGAAGAGGCTATTGAATATATGAATCTAGGAGAATTTAGAGATAAATACTTAGATGAGTTAAGTGGAGGACAAAGACAAAGAGCTTACATAGCTATGACCATTGCTCAAAATACAAAATATATATTTCTTGATGAACCACTAAATAATTTAGATATGAAAAGTTCTGTAGCTATGATGAAAATTTTACATAAACTTGTAAAAGATTTTAATAAAACAATAGTTATAGTTATGCATGACATAAACTTTACATCTGTTTACTCAGATTATATATTAGCAATGAAAAATGGAAAATTAAAACATATGGATGAAACTCAAAATGTAGTTGTTAAAGAAAGATTGGAAAAACTTTATGAGATGCCATTCCATATTGAAGAGATTAATAAAAAAAATATATGTGTGTACTTCTAGGAGGAGAAAATGAAAAAAATATTAGGTTTACTAGCTCTAGTTACAGCAATATGTGTAGGTGTATTTTTCTACCTAACATCTGGTATTGAAGAGGTAACGGCTGGAGAGAAAATAACTATAAATCATGTAATGGGAACAACAGAGGTTGTTAAAAACCCAAAGAGAGTTATCGTATTTGATTATGGAATCGTTGAGATGTTAGATACTACAGGTGTTGAAATCATAGGATTACCAAAAGAGAGCTTACCAAAGTTTTTAGAAAAATATAATGATGAAAAATATGTTAACGTTGGTGGATTAAAAGACCCTAACTTAGAAAAAATTTATGAGATGAAACCAGATTTAATAATTATCTCTGGAAGACAGGAACCGTTTTATGAGCAACTATCAAAAATAGCTCCTACAGTTGGATTAACAACTACTGGTGATGACTATTTAAAAGCTCTTAAAACTAATGCTAAAACTATGGGAGAGATATTCTCTAAAGAAACTGAGTTAACAAAAGAGTTAGGAATAATCGAAAACAATTTAAATGAAATCAAAGAAAATGTAAGTAATAAAAATCTAAATGCTGTAGTTGTTCTATCAAATAATGGAAAACTATCAGTTTATGGATTAAAATCAAGATTTGGAATAATCTTTGATCACTTTGGATTTAAACCAGTTGATGAAGTTGCTGTTTCAACTCATGGAAGTAAAGTAAACTTTGAGTATCTATTAGAAAAAAATCCTGATTATATCTTTGTTGTAGATAGAAGTGCTGTAAATGGTGGAGACGTATCAGCTAACAAAGCTTTTGATAATGATATTATAAAAGCAACAAAAGCTTATAAAGATGGAAATATTATTTTCTTAGATGCTGAAACTTGGTACACTGCTACTGGTGGAATAAAAACTACACAGAAAATGGCTGACGAAGTTAAAGCTGGATTAAAATAAATAGTAACAAAAAAAGCAGTGAATAATTCCACTGCTTTTTTTGTTTCAACTTTTTAATCAAATACTATTTCTTTGAAATTTTATTTTTTACAACCTCATAAATATAAAACAATATAGGAATTAATATCAATGTTAATAGTGTAGAAAATATAAGCCCGAAAATAACTGCTATAGCCATTCCTTTATACATTTCACTACCTTGCCCAATTCCTAAAGATAAAGGAACCATTCCAAATACTGTTGTCATCGTTGTCATAAAAATTGGTCTTAGTCTCGTTCTTCCAGCCTCTAATATAGCTTCTTTTAAAGGTATCTCCCTCTCTAAAAGAATCTTTATATAATCTATTAAAACTATTGCGTTATTTACAACTATTCCTGCTAGCATAATGATTCCAACAAAAACCATTGTATTTGTCTTTTGTCCAGTTAATAAAAGTCCACTATAGACACCTATAACTGAAAGAGGAACTGTTCCCATAACAATAACTGGTAAAATATATGATTCAAATTGTGCTGCAAGTATAAAGTAAACTAAAAACATCGCTACTACAAAGGCAGCCTTTAACTGCTCGTTTACTTCAGCCATATTTCTTCCACTTCCACCAAAAGAATACGTTATCGTTTTAGGTAGTCCTGCTTCGTCTAAAATCTCTTTTATATACTTTTGACCTGTCACTAAATCGAGCCCATTCGTAGTATTAGCATCAATGGTTACCAT
This window harbors:
- a CDS encoding ABC transporter permease — translated: MKNFIITAFIIFLSIISIFLGVATVNLSDIFVQGTNSNNIIFLSRIPRTISIITAGFGMSICGLIMQQLTMNKFVSPTTAGTADSSKLGILIALLFFPRESIIFKMLIASAFTMGGTFLFLGIIRKIKIKDNALVPLIGMMISGILSSITMFFAYKGDLIQSINSWLFGDFSGVLKGNYELLYITIPLVLIAFFYSKQFTISGMGEEFATNLGINYKTIVNIGLILVCFISSLVMITVGGIPFLGLIIPNIVSLFFGDNLSKNLYITGALGGLFLLLCDILGRVVIYPHEIPIGMITGVFGSGIFLAMIFRRLNFEE
- a CDS encoding iron chelate uptake ABC transporter family permease subunit, whose amino-acid sequence is MKNNEKRMENILLGLLLALLIAAAFFLLVGVNKNNFRYLISTRGIKILAIVLSGTCVAVSTLLFQTVTDSRILTPSVMGLDSMYVFLQTMTIFLFRRTLPLLTTPIPKFFITVGLMVTVSIFLQKFFTGKSKGKLLYMILIGMIVGTFLDSLSNGIQMIMDPNEFLVLQSSLFASYNRVNTTLLSIAYIIVALVFFWLRKDMRTLDVMSLGYSQSINLGLDYKKLLRKNLTIVGLLVSISTALVGPVVFLGLLTVNISKELLKTYKHKYLVVASIFMSILSLIIGQLIVEKIFNNSFPVGTVINFVGGMYLLWILLKERRIG
- a CDS encoding ABC transporter ATP-binding protein; translation: MIEIKNVSKSYRSKFVVENVTTDIPEGKITCIIGPNGAGKSTLLNMISRLTPLDSGEIKIDGKAISEWDKAELAKTIATLKQENTTNVRLTVYELISFGRFPHSGGRLNNEDKKIIEEAIEYMNLGEFRDKYLDELSGGQRQRAYIAMTIAQNTKYIFLDEPLNNLDMKSSVAMMKILHKLVKDFNKTIVIVMHDINFTSVYSDYILAMKNGKLKHMDETQNVVVKERLEKLYEMPFHIEEINKKNICVYF
- a CDS encoding siderophore ABC transporter substrate-binding protein, with protein sequence MKKILGLLALVTAICVGVFFYLTSGIEEVTAGEKITINHVMGTTEVVKNPKRVIVFDYGIVEMLDTTGVEIIGLPKESLPKFLEKYNDEKYVNVGGLKDPNLEKIYEMKPDLIIISGRQEPFYEQLSKIAPTVGLTTTGDDYLKALKTNAKTMGEIFSKETELTKELGIIENNLNEIKENVSNKNLNAVVVLSNNGKLSVYGLKSRFGIIFDHFGFKPVDEVAVSTHGSKVNFEYLLEKNPDYIFVVDRSAVNGGDVSANKAFDNDIIKATKAYKDGNIIFLDAETWYTATGGIKTTQKMADEVKAGLK